The following proteins come from a genomic window of Vibrio vulnificus NBRC 15645 = ATCC 27562:
- the ctaD gene encoding cytochrome c oxidase subunit I codes for MSQFEKPVKSASAESELSSAVVVESDAHEHHQPSGIGRWIYSTNHKDIGTLYLWFSFIMFLTGGAMAMVIRAELFQPGLQLVDPQFFNQMTTVHGLVMVFGAVMPAFTGLANWMIPMMIGAPDMALPRMNNLSFWILPFAFLILIGSLFLPGGGPDFGWTFYAPLSTKYGPDSTALFVFSVHIMGISSIMGAINVIVTIVNMRAPGMTWFKLPMFVWTWLITAFLLIAVMPVLAGAVTMVLTDKYFGTSFFDAAGGGDPVMFQHIFWFFGHPEVYIMILPSFGIVSAIIPAFSGKKLFGYHSMVYATCSIALLSFVVWAHHMFTTGMPVFAELFFMYCTMLIAVPTGVKVFNWVATMWRGSLTFETPMLFAIAFIVLFTIGGFSGLMLAIVPADFQYHDTYFVVAHFHYVLVSGAVFSIMAAAYYWLPKWTGHMYDQRLSLWHFWCSVISVNVLFFPMHFLGLAGMPRRIPDYAIQFADVNQIVSIGGFAFGLSQLIFLWLVIKCVKGGDKAAAKPWERAEGLEWTVPSPAPHHTFSTPPKVD; via the coding sequence ATGAGTCAATTTGAAAAACCGGTCAAATCTGCGTCGGCAGAAAGTGAACTGTCTAGTGCTGTGGTAGTGGAAAGCGATGCTCATGAACATCATCAACCTTCTGGCATAGGCCGTTGGATCTACTCCACCAATCACAAAGACATTGGCACGCTCTACCTTTGGTTTAGCTTCATCATGTTTTTAACCGGTGGTGCGATGGCAATGGTTATTCGCGCCGAACTCTTTCAACCGGGTTTGCAATTGGTGGACCCGCAATTCTTTAATCAAATGACCACAGTTCACGGCTTGGTGATGGTGTTTGGCGCGGTGATGCCGGCCTTTACTGGCCTTGCCAACTGGATGATCCCGATGATGATTGGTGCGCCCGATATGGCGTTGCCAAGAATGAATAACTTGAGCTTTTGGATTTTGCCTTTTGCTTTTTTAATCCTCATTGGCTCGCTGTTTTTGCCCGGCGGCGGTCCTGATTTTGGTTGGACTTTCTATGCGCCACTTTCGACCAAGTATGGCCCCGATAGTACGGCGCTGTTTGTGTTTTCTGTGCACATTATGGGGATCAGCTCCATCATGGGCGCGATCAATGTGATAGTGACCATCGTTAATATGCGTGCGCCGGGTATGACCTGGTTCAAGCTACCTATGTTCGTTTGGACTTGGTTGATTACGGCATTTTTGTTGATTGCTGTGATGCCCGTGTTGGCAGGGGCTGTGACCATGGTGCTGACCGATAAGTATTTCGGCACCAGTTTCTTTGACGCGGCGGGTGGTGGTGACCCTGTGATGTTCCAACACATCTTTTGGTTCTTCGGCCACCCTGAAGTCTACATCATGATTTTGCCGTCTTTCGGTATTGTCTCCGCCATCATCCCAGCGTTTAGTGGTAAAAAGCTTTTTGGCTATCATTCTATGGTTTACGCCACCTGCAGTATTGCATTGCTCTCGTTTGTTGTGTGGGCACACCATATGTTCACCACTGGCATGCCGGTATTTGCCGAGCTGTTCTTTATGTATTGCACCATGCTGATCGCTGTTCCGACTGGGGTTAAAGTGTTTAACTGGGTTGCGACTATGTGGCGTGGCTCGTTGACGTTTGAAACGCCGATGTTGTTTGCAATTGCCTTTATTGTGTTGTTCACCATTGGTGGTTTCTCCGGCCTGATGTTAGCGATTGTTCCTGCGGATTTTCAATATCACGACACCTATTTTGTGGTGGCCCATTTCCACTATGTACTGGTGTCTGGTGCTGTGTTCTCCATCATGGCGGCAGCCTATTATTGGTTGCCCAAGTGGACGGGGCATATGTACGACCAGCGGCTAAGTTTGTGGCATTTTTGGTGCTCGGTGATTTCAGTCAATGTCCTTTTCTTCCCAATGCATTTCCTTGGCTTGGCGGGTATGCCACGACGTATTCCAGACTACGCGATTCAGTTTGCTGATGTGAATCAGATTGTTTCGATTGGCGGATTTGCCTTTGGCTTGTCACAGCTTATCTTCCTCTGGTTGGTGATTAAATGCGTCAAAGGGGGTGACAAGGCCGCAGCCAAACCGTGGGAAAGAGCGGAAGGGTTGGAGTGGACAGTGCCAAGCCCAGCCCCACATCACACTTTCTCGACCCCGCCAAAAGTGGATTGA
- a CDS encoding organic hydroperoxide resistance protein: protein MKTLYQTSATASAGRNGLVSTDDKLLELNLSYPKEMGGTGAATNPEQLFAAGYAACFSNAILHVAREGKIAIKQAPVTATVGIGPNEQGGFALTVSLAAEIDLPADQAVKLVATAHQVCPYSNAVRGNIDVQLSVNGIAI, encoded by the coding sequence ATGAAAACACTTTACCAAACTTCCGCAACGGCTTCTGCTGGACGAAACGGCCTTGTCAGCACTGACGACAAACTGCTGGAACTCAACCTAAGCTACCCAAAAGAAATGGGCGGAACCGGTGCGGCAACCAACCCAGAGCAACTCTTTGCCGCAGGTTACGCCGCATGTTTTTCTAACGCGATTTTACATGTCGCTCGCGAAGGAAAGATAGCGATTAAACAAGCGCCTGTCACCGCGACGGTCGGCATTGGCCCGAATGAACAAGGTGGTTTTGCCCTAACGGTCTCACTGGCAGCAGAAATCGACCTGCCTGCGGATCAGGCGGTGAAATTAGTCGCCACGGCTCACCAAGTGTGTCCTTATTCTAATGCCGTTCGTGGCAATATTGACGTTCAGTTGTCAGTCAATGGCATCGCGATTTAA
- a CDS encoding AzlD domain-containing protein: MIMLTILALTVLVFASRYLFLEPSLPLKLGHRTQRFLSYASPAVLTAIWAPIVFIPEGELQLSLQNPYLLAALVAALIAWRSKNVLLTTIVSMFLFLLLKLWVF; encoded by the coding sequence ATGATCATGCTAACCATCTTAGCGCTGACCGTGTTGGTTTTCGCAAGTCGTTATCTGTTTTTGGAGCCGAGTTTGCCATTGAAGCTGGGACACAGAACCCAACGATTCTTAAGCTACGCTAGCCCAGCGGTATTAACCGCCATTTGGGCACCTATCGTGTTTATCCCAGAGGGTGAGTTGCAGCTTTCACTGCAAAACCCCTATCTGTTGGCGGCGCTCGTCGCGGCGTTGATCGCTTGGCGCAGCAAAAACGTACTTCTCACCACCATTGTCAGTATGTTCCTGTTTTTGCTTTTAAAATTGTGGGTATTCTAG
- a CDS encoding fumarylacetoacetate hydrolase family protein, with protein sequence MSHIHFRNKTLQPGKVLCVGRNYVEHIEELQNAIPDQMVLFHKPASAVTSTLHSFHQEPLHYEAEICFVIENGQYAGVGIGLDLTKRQTQSYLKAKGLPWERAKAFNGAAVLSRFLELKGIDSDDLNLELFINCVRVQKGHVNQMLYSPQTVLEELKGYVTLDDGDVVMTGTPQGVGEVHKGDVFLGRLKCGDTTLLEVEWVAC encoded by the coding sequence ATGAGCCATATCCACTTCAGAAACAAAACCTTGCAACCGGGCAAAGTGCTCTGCGTTGGGCGTAATTATGTTGAGCATATTGAAGAGCTGCAAAACGCAATTCCCGATCAAATGGTGCTGTTTCACAAGCCTGCGTCGGCAGTCACCAGCACATTGCATTCTTTCCATCAAGAGCCGCTTCATTATGAAGCCGAGATCTGCTTTGTGATTGAAAATGGCCAGTATGCAGGGGTGGGCATTGGCTTAGATCTAACGAAACGACAGACACAAAGTTATCTCAAAGCGAAAGGCCTTCCATGGGAGCGAGCGAAAGCCTTTAACGGTGCCGCGGTACTCAGTCGCTTTCTCGAACTGAAAGGCATCGATAGTGACGATCTCAACCTCGAACTGTTTATCAATTGTGTCCGCGTACAAAAAGGGCATGTCAATCAAATGCTGTACTCACCGCAAACGGTACTGGAAGAGCTCAAAGGTTACGTGACATTGGATGATGGCGATGTCGTGATGACGGGCACACCTCAGGGAGTGGGCGAAGTGCATAAAGGCGACGTGTTTTTAGGTCGCCTTAAATGTGGTGACACCACCTTATTGGAAGTTGAGTGGGTGGCCTGTTAA
- a CDS encoding LysE family translocator — protein sequence MIDITILPVYLTAVIALLLLPGPDMLLIASSSMSYGKKVGLFASLGNATSGIILTLLAAMGVSALIAMSPLALKALHLLGGAYLLKMGWDCLRTSPAQAPQSQHHNAMALTYYQRALMSNLLNPKALVFFVMFLPQFVSNNISASSGEQMLALGLLLNVLGLLFNFVLVALAGTVGKKLLDNATFRLYQHKVMGAVFVFLSLWMLLNFNS from the coding sequence ATGATCGATATTACTATTTTGCCTGTTTATTTAACGGCAGTGATTGCATTGTTATTGTTGCCAGGGCCAGACATGCTGCTGATTGCCAGCTCTAGCATGAGTTACGGTAAGAAAGTTGGGCTATTTGCCAGTTTGGGCAATGCCACTTCGGGGATCATCTTAACCTTGCTCGCCGCTATGGGCGTTTCAGCGTTGATTGCCATGAGCCCTTTGGCTTTGAAAGCCCTCCATTTACTGGGCGGCGCGTACTTGCTCAAAATGGGTTGGGACTGCTTGCGAACTTCTCCAGCGCAAGCGCCGCAATCTCAACATCACAATGCAATGGCATTGACTTACTACCAACGCGCATTAATGAGCAATTTGCTTAATCCGAAGGCGTTGGTTTTCTTTGTGATGTTTTTGCCTCAGTTTGTGTCGAATAACATCTCTGCCTCTTCTGGTGAACAGATGTTGGCGTTAGGTTTGCTACTCAATGTTTTGGGTTTATTGTTCAATTTTGTGTTGGTTGCTTTGGCAGGCACGGTTGGTAAGAAGCTTTTGGACAATGCGACGTTTCGGCTTTATCAGCACAAAGTGATGGGGGCGGTGTTTGTTTTCTTATCTCTTTGGATGTTATTGAATTTTAACTCGTGA
- a CDS encoding AzlC family ABC transporter permease, giving the protein MDTTLSHTDHSKTRRFLQGTMAMMPLSIAVLPWGLLAGSFAIDSGLTALEGQALSAILFAGSAQLVAMGMIKAGAGVATMLLTTFFITSRHFLYSVSMRSKIAPLPLRWRLSLGFLLTDELFALVGHQQDKQFDRWYALGGGLSFYLFWNAATFGGILAGQFLPQLNDLGLEFAVAATFIAIVVPSIKSVAVLVSVVTALFLSVVLHFFEIEGALMMASIGAMSAGYLAEQLGARKL; this is encoded by the coding sequence ATGGATACCACACTTTCTCACACCGACCACTCGAAAACTCGGCGTTTTCTACAAGGCACCATGGCGATGATGCCACTGAGTATTGCCGTTCTTCCCTGGGGACTGCTGGCGGGCTCTTTCGCCATCGATTCCGGCCTCACGGCTTTGGAAGGGCAAGCCCTTTCGGCTATTTTGTTTGCAGGCTCTGCCCAGCTCGTCGCGATGGGGATGATCAAAGCAGGGGCTGGCGTTGCCACCATGTTGCTGACCACCTTCTTTATTACTTCGCGCCATTTTCTTTATAGTGTTTCCATGCGCAGTAAAATCGCCCCCCTTCCCTTGCGCTGGCGTTTGTCGTTGGGCTTTCTCTTAACCGATGAGTTGTTTGCTTTGGTCGGTCATCAACAAGACAAGCAGTTCGACCGATGGTATGCCCTTGGAGGCGGTTTGAGCTTTTATCTCTTTTGGAACGCAGCCACGTTTGGCGGTATCTTGGCGGGCCAGTTTCTTCCGCAACTTAACGATCTCGGGCTGGAATTCGCCGTTGCCGCAACCTTTATCGCCATTGTGGTCCCCAGCATCAAGAGCGTTGCTGTGTTGGTCAGTGTGGTGACGGCACTCTTTCTTTCAGTGGTGCTTCACTTCTTTGAGATTGAAGGGGCATTAATGATGGCCAGCATCGGAGCCATGAGTGCCGGCTACTTGGCAGAACAGCTGGGAGCGCGCAAATTATGA
- a CDS encoding MarR family winged helix-turn-helix transcriptional regulator, whose amino-acid sequence MSEQTIRCQGDSEAQLLLENQICFPLYSAANAVIRAYRPLLDALDLTYSQYLVLLVLWQQNGINVKDLGAKLHLDSGTLTPLLKRLEAKGIVERRRGQTDERVRELFLTEAGRALKQQAHQVPQNMLCRIDLSIDELVTLKSLCEKVLEKLN is encoded by the coding sequence ATGTCTGAACAAACTATCCGTTGCCAAGGGGATTCTGAAGCGCAACTTTTGCTGGAAAATCAAATATGTTTCCCGCTATACAGTGCGGCCAATGCAGTGATCCGCGCTTATCGACCATTACTTGACGCTTTGGATCTGACCTACTCACAATATCTGGTGTTGTTGGTCTTGTGGCAGCAAAACGGCATCAATGTGAAAGATTTAGGCGCCAAGCTTCATCTTGACTCTGGCACCTTAACCCCGCTGTTGAAGCGCTTGGAGGCAAAAGGCATTGTTGAACGTCGTCGCGGCCAAACTGACGAACGTGTGAGAGAGCTGTTTCTCACGGAAGCAGGCAGAGCTCTGAAGCAGCAAGCCCATCAGGTGCCGCAAAACATGCTTTGTCGTATCGATCTCAGCATTGACGAATTGGTGACATTGAAAAGTTTGTGCGAAAAAGTGCTCGAAAAGCTCAATTGA
- a CDS encoding phospho-sugar mutase, with protein sequence MLKQVTDWLARDPDPRTREELQYLIDEKMTEELQDRFRGRLEFGTAGLRGKVGSGPNRMNRLVIQETATGLGHYLIETIRNAAGRGVVIGYDGRTDSKQFAHDTAAVLTALGIKVYLTHKVAPTPVVAFGVKQFNAAAAVVVTASHNPPEYNGFKVYWENGAQIIPPHDAGIAGEIEQATHKPIPLMSLSDAEKHGLLVWLKDDYYQTYRQAMNTHPLLKSSHAVDISIAYTAMHGVGAEMAETLLADAGFTHVLSVPEQREPDGTFPTVNFPNPEEAGAMDMVMDLAKTVDAEIACANDPDADRFAVAVRKPDGSYQMLTGDQVGALFADYLLSSVDASKQLVGNTIVSSRLLADIAKQHGAHYYQTLTGFKWLTNVAMAQQSDNKQFLFAYEEALGYTVGNKVWDKDGLSALVAFSQLTAQLKENGLTLWDKLEQLYRQHGFYFNAQRSIALSPDSPPIGDQLRAKPPKIIAGQKVTVIEDLKASLRYVTNGVTEAINLPASDVLIYHLEDRSRVIVRPSGTEPKLKCYYEVISDFPAELDYQTAQFKAESKMNTLIAAHQQSLSSS encoded by the coding sequence ATGCTAAAACAAGTCACTGACTGGTTGGCCAGAGATCCGGATCCACGCACCCGTGAAGAACTTCAGTACCTCATCGATGAGAAGATGACGGAAGAATTGCAAGACCGTTTTCGCGGCAGGCTTGAATTTGGTACCGCCGGATTACGTGGAAAAGTCGGTTCGGGACCAAATCGCATGAACCGACTTGTCATTCAAGAAACCGCGACAGGGCTCGGACATTATCTCATCGAGACGATTCGTAACGCGGCTGGTCGTGGTGTGGTGATTGGCTATGATGGCCGAACCGATTCGAAGCAATTTGCTCACGACACGGCCGCTGTACTCACCGCGTTGGGCATTAAGGTTTACCTCACCCATAAAGTAGCCCCAACACCAGTGGTGGCATTTGGTGTCAAACAGTTTAATGCCGCAGCGGCAGTAGTGGTTACCGCAAGCCACAACCCACCGGAATACAACGGCTTTAAAGTCTATTGGGAAAATGGCGCACAAATCATTCCACCTCATGACGCGGGTATTGCCGGCGAGATTGAGCAAGCGACGCACAAACCTATCCCTCTCATGTCATTGAGTGATGCGGAAAAACACGGCCTTTTGGTTTGGCTCAAAGATGACTACTACCAAACGTATCGCCAAGCGATGAACACTCACCCATTGTTAAAATCGAGCCATGCGGTTGATATCTCCATCGCCTACACCGCTATGCATGGTGTCGGCGCTGAGATGGCCGAGACACTGCTGGCCGATGCCGGTTTTACTCATGTGCTGAGTGTACCAGAACAACGAGAGCCTGATGGCACATTTCCGACGGTAAACTTCCCGAACCCAGAAGAAGCTGGGGCAATGGATATGGTGATGGATCTAGCAAAAACCGTCGATGCAGAGATTGCTTGTGCCAATGACCCAGATGCCGACCGCTTCGCCGTTGCTGTTCGCAAACCGGATGGCAGCTACCAAATGCTCACAGGGGATCAAGTGGGTGCGTTGTTCGCCGACTATCTCCTCAGCAGCGTGGATGCTAGCAAACAACTGGTTGGCAACACCATTGTCTCTTCTCGCTTGTTGGCTGACATCGCCAAACAGCACGGTGCCCATTACTACCAAACGCTCACAGGCTTTAAGTGGCTCACTAATGTTGCCATGGCTCAGCAAAGCGATAACAAGCAGTTCCTGTTTGCGTATGAGGAAGCGCTAGGCTACACCGTAGGCAATAAAGTTTGGGATAAAGACGGTTTATCAGCGCTGGTCGCGTTTTCCCAGCTCACGGCACAACTGAAAGAAAATGGCCTTACCTTGTGGGATAAATTAGAGCAGCTTTATCGTCAACATGGCTTCTATTTTAACGCGCAGCGCAGTATTGCCTTATCGCCTGATTCGCCACCCATCGGTGACCAACTGAGAGCCAAACCGCCGAAAATCATAGCAGGGCAGAAAGTAACGGTGATTGAAGATCTCAAAGCGTCGTTACGATACGTGACCAATGGCGTGACAGAAGCGATTAACCTGCCTGCCAGCGATGTTCTGATCTATCACCTTGAAGATCGCTCACGCGTTATCGTCCGCCCTTCAGGCACTGAGCCGAAGCTGAAGTGCTACTACGAGGTGATTAGCGATTTTCCTGCTGAGTTGGATTACCAAACCGCGCAGTTTAAGGCCGAGAGCAAAATGAATACGCTCATTGCAGCCCATCAACAAAGTTTGTCATCGTCATAA
- a CDS encoding porin, which produces MNKNILALAVASATFGTQAVAVEVYNNDGTTFSIGGHVSVALEDSKQGDLGVTAVSPRINFNATQVLGNGFTADAKGEWSINYLDGGENALSTRLGYIGLTHENLGRGVVGTQWAPYYSVAGVADMPIAFANDFIYQDHGNLGTGRAEEMVSYAKAFELGEAGKIGLGLGWQGRKTDDKNAYGNRAQIALNYSIAGVTANYAYNTGDVNYTAGVGTKTSESHVISATYGSYGKGLYLAGVYAMNEYMNSGDGNLLKDTSAYEALAAYTLNNGINLSVNYESVIDEELSKRVYSTSAVQAEYNFTPKFVGFAGYQFDLQGSGDYKEKADDKWMLGARYYL; this is translated from the coding sequence ATGAACAAAAACATTTTGGCTCTTGCTGTTGCTAGCGCAACATTCGGCACTCAAGCAGTAGCGGTGGAAGTTTACAACAACGATGGTACGACTTTCTCTATTGGCGGCCACGTTTCAGTGGCGTTGGAAGACTCCAAGCAAGGTGACCTAGGTGTGACAGCGGTTTCTCCGCGTATTAACTTCAATGCGACTCAAGTACTTGGCAATGGCTTTACGGCGGATGCAAAAGGTGAGTGGTCTATCAACTACCTAGATGGTGGCGAAAACGCACTGTCTACTCGCTTAGGCTACATTGGCCTGACGCATGAAAACCTTGGCCGCGGTGTTGTTGGTACTCAATGGGCACCTTACTATAGCGTTGCAGGCGTGGCGGATATGCCAATCGCATTCGCGAACGATTTCATTTACCAAGACCACGGTAACCTAGGTACAGGTCGTGCAGAAGAAATGGTCAGCTACGCTAAGGCGTTTGAGCTAGGAGAAGCAGGCAAGATTGGCTTAGGTCTTGGCTGGCAAGGTCGTAAAACAGACGACAAGAACGCTTACGGCAACCGTGCACAAATCGCTTTAAACTACAGCATTGCTGGCGTGACCGCGAACTACGCGTACAACACTGGTGACGTAAACTACACCGCTGGTGTTGGTACAAAAACGTCTGAATCTCATGTTATCAGTGCAACTTACGGTTCATACGGCAAAGGCTTATACCTAGCGGGCGTTTACGCAATGAATGAGTACATGAACTCTGGCGACGGTAACCTACTGAAAGACACGTCAGCTTACGAAGCGCTAGCGGCTTACACGCTAAACAACGGCATCAACCTAAGCGTTAACTACGAATCTGTGATTGATGAAGAGCTAAGCAAGCGTGTATACAGCACGTCAGCGGTTCAAGCTGAGTACAACTTCACGCCGAAGTTCGTTGGTTTTGCTGGCTACCAGTTTGACCTACAAGGTTCTGGTGACTACAAAGAAAAAGCAGACGACAAATGGATGCTAGGTGCGCGTTACTACCTATAA
- the coxB gene encoding cytochrome c oxidase subunit II, translating into MLVGFGAPAIASQTEFNMTQGVTQISQQVYELHMLIFYICCAIALIVFGAMFYAIFKHRKSKGAVAAHFHESTKVEVIWTVIPILILVAMAIPATKTLVAMEDTSQSDLTVKITGSQWKWHYSYFGEDVEFFSLLATSQKQIDGLEVKGANYLLEVDNPLVVPINRKIRFLLTSDDVIHSWWVPDFAVKKDTIPGFINEAWTRIDKPGVYRGQCAELCGRAHGFMPVVVHAMEENDFEQWLASKKTELAEAKQAAASALKQTLSLDELMAQGEAIYAARCAVCHQANGMGIPGAFPAIKGSAIATGDHDKHIDIVLNGKAGTAMQAFANQLSEQEIASVVTYQRNAFGNDTGDAVQAADVNAHKAQSRGEGQ; encoded by the coding sequence ATGCTAGTAGGCTTCGGTGCGCCAGCCATTGCATCGCAAACAGAGTTCAATATGACCCAAGGGGTCACACAGATCAGTCAGCAGGTGTATGAGCTGCACATGCTGATTTTTTATATCTGCTGTGCCATTGCACTGATTGTGTTTGGGGCCATGTTCTATGCCATTTTCAAACACCGAAAATCGAAAGGGGCCGTCGCCGCGCATTTTCATGAAAGTACCAAAGTGGAAGTGATATGGACGGTGATTCCGATTTTGATCCTCGTCGCGATGGCGATTCCTGCCACCAAAACGTTGGTAGCGATGGAGGACACATCTCAATCTGATCTGACGGTTAAAATTACCGGTTCTCAGTGGAAATGGCACTACAGCTATTTCGGGGAAGACGTTGAGTTTTTCAGTTTACTGGCAACCTCGCAAAAGCAGATTGATGGTCTTGAAGTTAAAGGGGCCAATTATTTGTTGGAAGTGGATAATCCTCTGGTCGTTCCCATCAATCGTAAGATCCGTTTTCTTCTCACTTCTGATGATGTCATTCATTCGTGGTGGGTGCCCGACTTTGCGGTGAAGAAAGATACTATCCCCGGTTTCATCAATGAAGCATGGACGCGCATCGACAAGCCCGGGGTATACCGTGGCCAGTGTGCTGAGTTGTGTGGTCGAGCGCATGGTTTTATGCCCGTAGTGGTGCATGCCATGGAAGAGAACGATTTTGAACAATGGCTTGCGAGCAAGAAAACCGAGTTAGCCGAAGCGAAACAAGCGGCAGCATCGGCACTGAAGCAAACATTGTCGCTGGATGAGTTGATGGCTCAAGGTGAAGCAATTTACGCCGCGCGATGCGCGGTTTGCCATCAAGCCAATGGCATGGGGATCCCTGGAGCCTTTCCGGCCATTAAAGGCAGTGCGATTGCGACTGGAGATCACGACAAGCACATCGACATTGTTCTTAATGGTAAAGCAGGAACCGCAATGCAAGCTTTTGCCAATCAGCTTTCTGAGCAAGAGATTGCTTCGGTGGTCACGTATCAACGCAATGCCTTTGGTAATGACACAGGTGATGCGGTGCAAGCGGCTGACGTCAACGCCCATAAAGCGCAGAGTCGCGGGGAGGGACAATGA
- a CDS encoding GNAT family N-acetyltransferase: protein MDLKTEFTFDLQNEEFETIRQGIRAYNAQHLPDGEVKKIGCFVRNEDGKLVGGLTGEWFTTSVFVEFLWLDEHYRQHGLGSQLMQRLEHEVKPQGVTDICLDTYSFQALDFYLKLGFEKVGQYSNYPAKGINKYFLQKVI from the coding sequence ATGGACTTGAAAACAGAATTTACCTTTGACCTACAAAATGAAGAATTTGAAACCATTCGTCAGGGGATTCGTGCTTATAATGCTCAACATCTTCCTGATGGCGAAGTGAAAAAGATCGGCTGTTTTGTTCGTAATGAGGACGGCAAATTGGTCGGCGGCCTAACGGGTGAGTGGTTTACCACCAGCGTCTTTGTGGAATTTCTTTGGTTAGATGAACACTACCGTCAACATGGCTTAGGCAGCCAATTGATGCAGCGTTTAGAACACGAGGTAAAACCTCAAGGGGTGACGGATATTTGTCTTGATACCTACAGTTTCCAAGCGTTGGATTTTTATCTCAAATTGGGGTTTGAGAAGGTTGGCCAATATAGCAATTACCCAGCAAAAGGCATCAATAAGTACTTCTTGCAAAAAGTCATTTAA
- a CDS encoding AraC family transcriptional regulator produces the protein MKKNSKEVAHFQIASELGGLELLDAKYETQNFSRHSHEGYTIGVIEKGAQRFFRTGGNHVAPQDSIILVNADEVHNGHSATEGGWEYKAMYPVPEQFQRLSEELNAPNIAIPYFPQPVVYDPELAMQLRLVFDTLANSDNRLLRETLVYGTLIKLAAKHSTHRISPQNNPAAQRQLTLVKEFLDDFPQADVSLEELATLGGISPFHLVREFQKRYGFPPHAYQIQQRLRLAKKLLRQGRRILDVAQECGFHDQSHFHRHFKKAMGVTPGQYVKNLA, from the coding sequence ATGAAAAAGAACAGTAAGGAAGTCGCGCATTTCCAAATTGCCTCAGAACTGGGGGGATTGGAGTTACTTGATGCCAAATATGAGACGCAAAACTTTTCTCGCCACAGTCATGAAGGCTATACCATCGGCGTGATTGAAAAAGGTGCGCAACGTTTTTTCCGCACCGGGGGTAACCACGTTGCGCCTCAAGACAGCATCATTCTTGTTAACGCAGACGAAGTGCACAACGGCCATTCCGCCACTGAAGGTGGATGGGAGTACAAAGCCATGTACCCAGTGCCAGAGCAGTTTCAAAGACTCAGTGAAGAATTGAATGCACCGAATATCGCCATCCCCTATTTTCCGCAGCCTGTGGTCTACGACCCCGAATTAGCCATGCAGCTTCGGCTGGTTTTTGACACCTTAGCCAATTCGGACAATCGCTTACTGCGCGAAACCTTGGTGTATGGCACCTTGATTAAACTCGCGGCGAAACACAGTACCCATCGGATATCGCCTCAAAACAACCCGGCAGCGCAGCGTCAATTAACCTTGGTTAAAGAATTTCTTGATGACTTTCCGCAAGCTGACGTCTCCCTAGAAGAACTTGCAACACTAGGCGGCATTAGCCCTTTTCATCTTGTTCGCGAGTTTCAAAAACGCTATGGATTCCCGCCACATGCCTATCAGATACAGCAAAGACTAAGGCTCGCCAAAAAGCTACTGCGCCAAGGCCGGCGTATTTTGGATGTGGCTCAAGAGTGCGGTTTTCATGATCAAAGCCATTTCCACCGCCATTTTAAAAAGGCGATGGGGGTGACGCCTGGACAATATGTGAAAAATTTAGCATGA